ACCAAATTGGCTTAAAGGTGAGCCACTTTCATGGTACCGGTTATCCCAAACTGAACGCagagttgaccaaagttacctcACTAACTCCTCAAACTACATTCATAGTGTAGTGCATCTGATCAGCTAAGCCTGCATGAATACTGCTGGAAACTCCTGAATGtgtacacagacacatacacgtaAATGATGTTCAAACTTCCCACTTTACCTTAGATAAACAAATTGCATGTCACTCACGTGTGAGGTTCCCAAAGAGACAAAAGTGTATTATTTGCAAAAGTTGACCAGCTTCAGTTGGAAAAGAGATTCACAAAAATGTACCTATagaaatgatttatttatttctgaCAGAATTCCTTTTTGATCATGTTTCAGCCTGATTGTAATGAGCATCTTGGCCTATCTTTTCCAATCTCCATGTTAATTAAGGCTGATAAGGCTTAGGACCCCTGAGCAGATCACTGGATTTGAGCAGTGTGGTTCTGCTGCTGGCTGGTCCTCTCCCGGTCATTGGGTCACGGTCGCTGGTCCAGGTTGGGTTCCGCATCAGGCCCTCCAAGGGACTGAGTGGCGGGCGGGAGGGGCTGCTCtccctgggacagagagagtgcgaGGGCTATAAAGGGACTCATAGCGAGTGTTGGGTCTGGCGTCTGCCGACGGCCCCCAAGACTCCAACTTCAGGGTGGGTTTCGGGCGAATAGCTGATCCCTCGTCAGATGGTTTGCTATCCATGCACCCTCCTCCCATCACCAAGCCACCTACATATTTCTCCTCCTTTTTCATCTCTCCACACTTTTCATTCTCAGGTCCACCCTAAAAGGGAATAAATGAGATATTATTAGAATGGAACTGATATGTTTAAATGAAACTATTCTCGCAGACACGTACCTATGAGTGGCTTTTACTTAAAAACTGTCCTACATACCTGCGTTAGAGTTGAGACATTGAGAAGCGGATTGGACTACCTCAGGGAAAAGCTTGAGGGTTTGGCTTTCTCTTTGCATACAATTCCAATATTCACTACCTTGTACCTACCTCTTTCTTGTTGCCATCCTTCTTTGTTTTTTTCTTAGATGCTCCCTCAACATCGGAACAGGAGTCCTGTGACCCCAAAAAATACCAATGTAAATTTAAGGAGAATGAGTCAATAAGCTATTTTGGTATCACATGTTTGTGTACATAACAAAACTCTACCAGGAATTTGTCTCCCTTATCTGTATCTCCTTCTTGTCTTTCTCACTTCCGGAGGAAAGACAGTGTTCCAAACAGTATCATATGCATCGCCAAATAACATGTACCTTCTTgtctttcttctttttcttctcatCATCATCACTTCCAGAAGAGGAACTCTACAGGGCAAACAGAGGACGTGGTCCATCAGATTCCAGTGTTCACCTCACTGTTGTGCATCTCCAAATAACATTTACCTTTTATGGAGACTTAccttttctttcttcttctcctttttcttcttcttcttcttttcatCATCACTTCCAGATGAGGAGTCATCCTAGACACACATAAATACAGTAAATGGGGATGAAATACTATCCTATTTCATTAGCCTCCACTATGCGCATTGGGCTCATAACTCATAGAGGGGCTCATGAATAACTCCCAAATAGATTTGTGTTTACTtaccttttttttcttcttgtctttcttcttcttcttcttatcctTCTTCTTGCCTTTCTTCTTATCCTTCTTCTTGTCTTTCTTCTTCTTATCTTCCTCGCTGTCAGAACCCGAATCCTGGGTACACAGGAGAAGCGATCCACAGTCACATTCTGATTGTTACTATCGTTAGTTTGAGGATCACTCTCTAAGACAGTCAATTAAAAAAGGtaccttctttttcttcttctttttcttcttgtcTTCCTCGCTGTCAGAGTCCTGGACACAAATAGAAATATGCTGGTCATTCAGATATGACTAGATATCTCAAATGAACTGTTCTTTAAAACATGGACCCTCCCCAATACAGGACAGTTGAGACACACCATatccttcttctttttcttcttgtcCTTCTTCTTCATTTTCTTGTCTTCCTCGCAGTCAGAGTCCTGGACACAAATAGAAATATGCTGGTCATTCAGATATGACTAGATATCTCAAATGAACTGTTCTTTAAAACATGGACCCTCCCCAATACAGGACAGTTGAGACACACCTTATCcttcttctttttttcttcttgtcCTTCTTCTTCATTTTCTTGTCTTCCTCGCAGTCAGAGTCCTGGACTCACAAGATACATATTCTGGTCACTCAGGAGACATTAGATATCTCAAATGAActgttctttaaaaaaatggACCCTCCCCAATAAAAAAAAACGTGGACCCTCCCTGGACTCAATACAGGACAGGAGACATTGATATCTCAAATGAActgttctttaaaaaaatggACCTTATCCTTCTTTAtccttctttttcttcttgtccttctttttcttcttgtCTTCCTCGCAGTCAGAGTCCTGGACTCACAAGATACATATTTTGGTCACTCAGGAGACATTAGATATCTCAAATGAActgttctttaaaaaaatggACCCTCCCCAATACAGGACAATTGAAAACGTACCTTAtccttctttttcttcttgtccttcttcttctttttcttcttgtcTTCCTCGCAGTCAGAATCGTCCTGGACACACAATAAAAGTTTAATTTGACGTCTCCAATATGTTTCAAAATTGAAAAGACAAACAATAGAACAACGTACCTTCttatccttcttcttcttcttcttcttcttcttatcgtCTTCGCTGTCTGATGAGCAGGAACCCTGTCAAAGAAAAATGAAGAGAGTGGAATTCATTCACTTACCAGTGGGcttctaaccataaccctgcCCACTGGGTTTCTCAAAATAACATCTGTATGCATCGGCACTCACCTTagtcttctttttcttcttcttcttcttcttgtctttCTCGCTATCTGAATCATCAGAGTTGGAATCCTGAAACAGACAAACTTTAATCAGACATCTACCCTGTATTTTCCCAAAGAAGAAGATGCTTTGTGACATGTCTGCCTTGGCTTCCATGCTGTAATGCTGAGGAGATGGAGCCAAAGGGGATGCAATAGCCAATGGAGTAACTCGAGCAATATGGACATGCAACATTTCATTGCTAAATTGTTACACTtacctttttcttcttcttcatcttcttcttctttttgtcaTCATCgctgtcagaggaggaggagctgtcAGAGGATGAAGAACTAGAATCCTGAGGGACAACAACCATAAAAAGGTCACTATGAAGTATTTAACAACTTTCCAGGGTCTGTCATTGGGCTATAGATAGGTATAGTACGGTATAGTACGGTTTTACACAGTTTTAATGTGATACAGAAATGACCAGGGTCAACAGTGAGTCAACAAAAACAATGTGCTTCTTTTTATGTTAAATCACCCAACACGTCGCTTTCTCACTTTCTGTTTATGTTAAATCACCCAACACGTCGCTTTCTCACTTTCTGTTTATGTTAAATCACACAACACGTCGCTTTCTCACTTTCTGTTTATGTTAAATCACACAACACGTCGCTTTCTCACTTTCTGTTTATGTTAAATCACCCAACACGTCGCTTTCTCACTTTCTGTTTATGTTAAATCACACAACACGTCGCTTTCTCACTTTCTGTTAAATCACACAACACGTCGCTTTCTCACTTTCTGTTTATGTTAAATCACACAACACGTCGCTTTCTCACTTTCTGTTAAATCACACAACACGTCGCTTTCTCACTTTCTGTTTATGTTAAATCACACAACACGTCGCTTTCTCACTTTCTGTTTATGTTAAATCACACAACACGTCGCTTTCTCACTTTCTGTTTATGTTAAATCACACAACACGTCGCTTTCTcacctttttcttcttcttcttcttcttcttattttcCTCCTCGCtatcagaagaggaagaggatgaagaggaggaggaggatgaagacgaggaggaggaagatgaagaacTGGAATCCTGTGGCAAAAACGGTGTCCAATATGTCAGTCTTATGGGGACAGTGTGGAGTATTGCACCATCCAACATTACCATAGAATACAATGTGGCTgatagtttggaaccaccaacctcagctttcttcttcttcttcttcttcttcttcttttttttttgacATCCTCGCTGTCTGAAGAGGAAGAGCTTTCCGAGGATGAAGAGGATGATGAACAGCCAGAGTCcttcaataaataaaaaaacactcaTTAGGCTATTGTAGCTGTATTACATAATTAATTACATGAGCTCAATTACATGACACTTTTGGAGAGGAGCTCAAGTCCAATGGCAGAATAACACAGTTCATTTGAGATATCTAGTCATATCTGAATGCTAAATACTTGTGGGAAAGGTTGTCTGTACTGTACCACAGGGAGCCAATGGGAACTGTAATGAgtaccttcttcttcttcttcaacttcttcttcttctctttctccttgccTCCTTCTCTCTCGTCATCACTCAGGTTTCCAGCTTCCATTCCTTCAGGAAAATCTCTGCCACCTTTCCTCGCGGGAAAGAAGACTATCACCCTCAAGATTTCCCCTTCATAATCTCCATATCTCTTCTGAgacaattcttttttttttttttttacttacaaatccattcagctgatgcaCCACCCTCCTTTGCTTTGTCTTTCTTGCACTGTGATTGGGGAGAGGGTATTACGACAGAGAAAGTCATTCTGGGGATACTTTTAGAGTTTCAAttcaaagtgaggagaggagtgtcCGTTTGTAGATCTGTTTGTGTTTTACCTTGTCACCGTCATCACTCTCAGACGCAGAGCCCTGAGAAAAAGCGTGAGAGGTTGAATTCCTTTGTAACTTTAACCCTTTTCATCTCTGACGCCCTCTGCTGACACTTTCTAAGTGACACATTTTCGACCTTACAAAACTGTAAGTCTAACAAACACACGCTTAATACTGTTAGAAGGTAATAACCGTGGGATTCGGATACGCCATGGGATTCTATACATGGGATTCTATACGTTAACAATTATTGCAGAGCCAGAGATACAGGACTATTGCAGAGCCAGAGATACAGGACTATTGCAGAGCCAGAGATACAGGACTATTGCAGAGCCAGAGATACAGGACTATTGCAGAGCCAGAGATACAGGACTATTGCAGAGCCAGAGATACAGGACTATTGCAGAGCCAGAGATACAGGACTATTGCAGAGCCAGAGATACAGGACTATTGCAGAGCCAGAGATACAGGACTATTGCAGAGCCAGAGATACAGGACTATTGCAGAGCCAGAGATACAGGACTATTGCAGAGCCAGAGATACAGGACTATTGCAGAGCCAGAGATACAGGACTATTGCAGAGCCAGAGATACAGCAGGCAAGGAAAAGCTAAATAAATATGCTAAGTAAATATACACGGACTGTACAAAACATAAAGAAAACCGGCTCTTCCCACGGAGTGGGTACCACTTGGGCTATAAGCGGACTCGGTACCGCTTAAGTTTCAAGGTTAAAATTCTCGAAAGGCCTGTTGTTATGCGCCTCGATGACCTCACCTTGTCCGTTCTCttgtctttcttcttcttcttgtctttCTTTTTTTCCCCTTTGCCCAATTTCTGTCCCAGGGTACCCTCCAGTCCAGCACCCTCCTCACCTGCGGATATGCATATTTTTGGGTCACCATTTCTTGTTGTCTACTGTGGACATGTTTAATGACCTTATATGaatgaccatgaagacctgatgtGATGCTGTGTTTACAATGCCCATGTTTCCAAAGAAAGCATCCAGAATGAGAATAGCTTTGCATGCAGAACAACGTTGTGAAAACACGTTGTGACATTTTAAAAGAAGAAATGACATACCAGCTGTTGAAACGCCAGCAGCACAGCTGCACTCATCCTTGCCCTGTCCGTCtgcctcttctcccttctcccaaaCACAACAAAACAGAACACATGTGACTACAGTATGTTCTTGCGGGGTGTTCTGGGCAAGCGCATGCAAGTAGGCCAAGTTAGGCTTCCCCAAAAGCTAATGCATTGAGGAAAATAATTGTTCTTGCTGGTGTGTCTGGTTTGGTAATAGTGCTGGCCCGCTGTTTAAGAGCTTGCTGTTCATTGCACTAACTTCTGTGTAGTCTGCAAACAAATGTGGTGTGGATAGCAATTGAACTGTTAATTATGTAGGGGGAATAACATGGCAAAATAAGGCGGttttattattgaaaaaaaaaaagatgTAAAGTCGTACACTACAGTGATTGCAAAGCAGAAATAGCTTCAGACTCAGTTTGAAAACATCTTTCAATGTTTTTGACATGGTACCAACACGCTAGAACTCCTaatctggtactgtatattacctTGCTGTCAGAAGAACCTCTAGAATCCTAGAAGAGAAATGTCCATGAGTCAGGACGACAGGTAAATGTTTCACAATTACTGTCAGGTCATATAGTAAGGGTTTCAGTCAGATTTGTTGATTTGGGAGAGGTATCCTGTTTATAACACTTTGACATTGTTTAGCCACGTTGGTGTAATGTGAAATGTTCAtacctttttcttcttcttcttcttcttcttattattcttcttcttattcttcttGTCACTGTccgaggatgaggaggatgaagagCTATCAGAGGATGAAGATGAGGAGCTGGAATCCTGAAAAATAATTCAAACAAATCGTTAGTGTGCTGTGTCGACAAAATGGGCACCACACGTTTATCTGATCTCATGTTGAATCAaacctttttcttcttcttcttcttcttcttcttcttcttcttctcctcctcactgtctgaggaggaggatgagctggaagatgaagaagaggagctGGAATCCTGAGAGCCGGAAAACAGGAACATAGAAAAGGACCTCTTTTATGAGACTGAGATTTCACACGTTACCACCTGTATGTATACAGGGGAGCTACAATACataccttcttcttcttcttcttcttcttcttcttcttcttcttcatcttcttgTCCTCTTCACTGTCCGAGCCTGAGTTCTAAGAGGAAGGGACAAAAATGCATGTTCTAAATCCTGCCACGGTAACATTGAAGTAAAAGCTGACTTCCTCTGCGATGTAGAGTATTGATGTGGCTTCTTGTTACTGTGCACACTCTGGCTTGTAACTTCTGGAAAAGGAAATTGGCCATGGTGATGATACGAAATGACATAATATATTTGATGAAAACCCACTCACATCCTCTTTCTTCTTTGTTTCCTCGTTGTTTAGATCAGTGACGCATTCGAGCCCTGCGACGACAACAAAAACAGTCAATATGTTTTAGTGAACGACAATATAATATTTATAAGATTATCGTTgttctgtgtgttttttttttgtggtgtTTCTGTATAGAGACGATTGATTGAACATAAACAGTGCACATGGTCAGATAAAACGCCCTCGATTTCATTCTTGCAACTTGATCTTAAAACAAATAGGGCCAACCCCTCTAGGGATGAAATCTGTGATGTGGTGCAAAGTCAACAAAATTACAATCAAATGTTTGACTCAATATATGCCCTTTGGACTGAGATTACACACCTATCCACCCACCCCACCCTCGCCTCATATACCCACATTCCTCTCATTATTGCTTTATTATTTAATAAATGTTGCCATTAACATGGTATCTATACATATAATGTGAATTGAGGTGAATGTGTCACTTGAGCAGTAGGCAGGTACAGTCGGTGTAATATTTGGTTACAAGGCGGGGTCATTTGTGTTTAAACACAGTAGGTCATTTAGAACAGTTCGTAGCCTTCAGTACACACGCCCGAACACAGAAAACAAAGCTGTCACTCACCAGGCTCAGATATGGAGGCTGCATCATGTACTATAGTATCCCCAGAACCTTCTTTCTttgccttcttcttcttcttcctcttcttatTCTCATCctacagaaggacagacagaagtTAGTCTCACTGCAAGTTTGACTTATTCATCTAATGTTAACATAGCAGAACAAAACATACACTGACAGGTAGGACGAAAGTACATTTTAGATCTCTGTACTTTTTGCCACgctctgatctgtttcacctgtccttgtgattgtttccaccccctccaggtgtcgctgatttcccccagtgtatttatccctgtgtttcctgtctctctgtgccagttcgtgtTGTATGTTTCCaggtcaaccagcgtttttcccattctcctgctttttgcattctcctttttctagtcctcccggtttttgaTCCTTGCCTGTTTTTtggactttgtacccgcctgcctgacatttctgcctgccttgaccaagagcctgtctgccactctgtacctcctggactctgatctggttttgacctttttgcctgtccacgaccattctatTGCCTTCCCCTTTGGATGAATAAACATtttaagactccaaccatctgtctcctgtgtctgcatctgggtctcgccttgtgccttgatgcTTTTAGACACATGTGTAGTAAACGTAGATTTAATCTATGACATTCAACCGAAATAAATAAGCACGATGACTCAGCATCTACAAGGATgggttctctgtgtgtgtataagtcATTCTATTACACCTGTGAGGTGTATCCATCATTGTTTTATTATTCATGACTAATAAAATgacttgcatgcacacacacacacctacacacaattcacatatacagtaccagtcaaatgttagGACACaaacttattcaagggtttttcttatttttttaaaaaCGATTTTCTTGTAGAACAAAagcaaagacatcaaaactgtgaaataacacaaatggaatcatgtagtaaccaaaaaagtgtaacaaatcaaaacatattttacatttgagattcttcaaagtagccactattattccacaaattaacttaacaaggcacacctgttaatttaaaggtgactacctcatgaagctagttgagagaatgccaaaggtATGCAacgctgttatcaaggcaaagggtggctactttgaagaatctcaaatataaaatacatgttgatatgtttaacactttttttggttactacatgattccatatgtgttatttcatagttttgatgtcttcactattattctacaatgtagaaaatagtaccactaaagaaaaaacccttgaatgagtaggtgtgtccaaacttttcagtGGTACTGTGTGTGCATCCACCTTATGCATATGTGTTTGTTTGCTGCTAGAAAGCAAGTCGCTACCACCTCTTCACTTCCTGATCTTGCAGGCACCAGCTCAACAGGTTATGACTGGGTGTGTTTCCTATGCCTATCTTAGATCTGGGTCCCGAAGGTCACAGCATGCCTACCATACGGGTTTCATTGTGCCATTTAGACTTTCAGCTAGTCTTTCAACCCCACATATCTCAAGCATGTAAACCTGAGTTTCCTGCTTACTAACGCTGACAGAACATAGTGCTGTTGTTTCAGACCAGCATAAAACGCGGGCGGTTGAGTTTCTATCGTGGAATCAAAGTACCTGCTATCGATAATCACAGCATATCTTAACAAACATGACTTCAAATGGATTATATATTCAAATAAACCGCTGCATTCATTTTCAGAGCATAATTTCCCCAAAAATGTGATGGCATGTTTTTTTCCTGAGTGAAAGATAAATCTAAATGATTGCACATCTAAAAGTGAGAAGAGTAAGACTAAATAAAGCTCACATCAGCAATTACAGTAGTCACTTTTTTATCAAATAAAAACTGCCCAGCCCAATGTGACATAGTAAGACATCCACTTTATAAAGCTGTGGGTCATGGCAAGGGACCTAATTTGGATACGCTTGGAAAGAGTATTCCCAGGATTAAAACAACAATGGATTGGTTTCAGGTTAGATACCAGCATTGCCAAGACAAGCTCCAGAAACCTATTAGGCTTCTTTTCACTTTAATTGTTTCATTGGGGGATTCAAGTCTCCTTTTGGCTTCGCGTGACCAAGATATTTGTCTAAAACTAAACACATGGCCCAATCCAACCaaaatgtcctctctctctctctctctctctctgtttgttcattGACTCATTCCAAACAGGCAGCTTTAGCCaggagtgccagatgggcagggttCACTCTTTTGTGACTGTTTATGTATTGTGACTATTCATGCACAAGACACGCTCAATCAAATTCAGATCTGATATAATGATGATGAACATTAGGTCAAATGTTAAGAGATTTGCGCAGCTTACTTCACTGTCTGAAGAGCtgctgtcagaggaggaggaggaggaggaggaagaggatgaactGGAATCCTGTGTACAAGAAGAAAAGGTTATTGCATAATTGACACCAGTAAAGTACATGTCAGTAGATACCTCACTTATTTGGTTGTTTCATACTTTACCTTTCATGAGTGAATGTAATGAATGTGCTTCTCTAttgcatggtccttctgtagctcagttggtagagcatggcgcttgtaacgccagggtagtgggttcgatccccgggaccacccatacgttgaatgtatgcacacatgactgtaagtcgctttggataaaagcgtctgctaaatggcatatattattattattattaaaagggTCTTACAGAATGCCCCACTATTAAAGACCAATATTCCTAGATAACTGTCACATTGTATAAATGATTGGAGGCCAGCACAGGAATACGTAACAGGGGTTCTTGAGGCttgtgatctacagtactctgCAATATCTTAATGCCACTCCCCTCTCACTCAGTCACTTTTCGCATCGGTATTCCTGACTGTAGTAAGCCCTGCTAACCCATTTGAGAACCACACCATTGCAAAATACACCTACGTTTTGGAGATCAGCCCTCAGCTGTGGAGTGACTACACCTTAAAACGACTAGTGTAGAGCGCACAGTTCTGAAACTGCACACTGACATGACACTGCATTTATGTCCGGGTCTCTTTAACCACATTTGCGAGCCTCCAGTGAGCAGTGCATTCCAAGTAGGGGAGGTTCACATTGGAAGCGCTTAAGCGACTcaccttcttcttcctcttcttcttcagcTTCTTTTTCTTTTCCTTCttgcctttctcctcctcctcgctgTCTGAAGATGGGGAGCTGTGGAATGAGTACAAGTCaacctgaaggagagagagactgcaatTGTTACAACTTGACAGATGGATATGAGACAGAGTAAAATTAGATGGTAAATGTATTATTGTTTTCATAGTGCAGACATGCACAGGCATTTATTTCAGTACAGGGTTATTATCTGGTTACCATTTGACCTATCGTTACCTTTCTTGGGAAGTCTTTGACTATACCCTCAATATAAACGTgcactacaccccccccccccccttccactgAACCAGATCCTCCGttacacacattacattacatttacattacatttacattacacacCTTTCCAGATCGTCCTGCAGGGGCTCTGGGGTCCGTCTTGGCTGCGTTAGTGGTGTCGGTTGAAGACAGCCCTCCCAGCCCTCCATGCTCTTCAAGCTTCCGTTCACTCCTCGCAGGCTGGAGTTCAATCAGTGTGCTCAGGACAActtgtcctccctctccatctccaggccCTCCCCCTGGAGCTACACAAACCGGCGTAGATTACTACACAGTTATATGTTCCAATCACAAATCAATATGttaattgtattgtattgtacggGTTGTACTATATTTTCAGTCAtcttagccttgttaaaatcacCGATCCTATTGTACAAATCACCTACACACCGAGGCTTTTGCGGTGCGAACAACATTAAATacaatacaaaaaaaaacaataaccaGAGTATCAAAAATGCATAGGTACTGATCATGTATGAACGGCATAAAAGTGTTTTAACATTATGGATAAAACATTATCTGATGCCTTTCCTTATTTCTCACTCTGTACTCCATCCCATGTAATGCTGCATTCGCCTCAGAGTACATTTGTAGCCATAATGCACAAACCAAATTGACTACATCTACATATTGTCTGTTCTAAGTAGAAGAAGTAGCAGATACATTAATTTTGCATGTTGACTGACAACAACAGTGGAGAATTGCATGATTTGTTTGATTTCAGATGTTTGTGGACCACACCCCTGCATGACTGCAAAGAAATGCTAATAATTATACAGCTTTAAACTACAGCTCACCGCTTCAAATGTCATATATCTACATTTTCCAATTACGCCTTAAGTAGAATGGGGTGGAACATACAGTTGGTGATAATGAGAAATGATCGTTACTTTTTACCGGGGAACATACTTAAAGAACGAGACCCATTACATTTTTAGA
This DNA window, taken from Oncorhynchus gorbuscha isolate QuinsamMale2020 ecotype Even-year linkage group LG13, OgorEven_v1.0, whole genome shotgun sequence, encodes the following:
- the LOC123992962 gene encoding cylicin-2-like; amino-acid sequence: MKKKKKDSNSDDSDSEKDKKKKKKKKKTKGSCSSDSEDDKKKKKKKKKDKKDDSDCEEDKKKKKKKDKKKKKDKDSDCEEDKKMKKKDKKKKKKDMDSDSEEDKKKKKKKKKQDSGSDSEEDKKKKDKKKDKKKGKKKDKKKKKKDKKKKKDDSSSGSDDEKKKKKKKEKKKEKSSSSGSDDDEKKKKKDKKDSCSDVEGASKKKTKKDGNKKEGGPENEKCGEMKKEEKYVGGLVMGGGCMDSKPSDEGSAIRPKPTLKLESWGPSADARPNTRYESLYSPRTLSVPGRAAPPARHSVPWRA
- the LOC123992961 gene encoding uncharacterized G-patch domain protein DDB_G0278987-like isoform X2, translated to MEFNRPKAPGGGPGDGEGGQVVLSTLIELQPARSERKLEEHGGLGGLSSTDTTNAAKTDPRAPAGRSGKVDLYSFHSSPSSDSEEEEKGKKEKKKKLKKKRKKKDSSSSSSSSSSSSSDSSSSDSEDENKKRKKKKKAKKEGSGDTIVHDAASISEPGLECVTDLNNEETKKKEDNSGSDSEEDKKMKKKKKKKKKKKKKDSSSSSSSSSSSSSSDSEEEKKKKKKKKKKKKKDSSSSSSSSDSSSSSSSSDSDKKNKKKNNKKKKKKKKKDSRGSSDSKGEEADGQGKDECSCAAGVSTAGEEGAGLEGTLGQKLGKGEKKKDKKKKKDKRTDKGSASESDDGDKCKKDKAKEGGASAEWICGRDFPEGMEAGNLSDDEREGGKEKEKKKKLKKKKKDSGCSSSSSSSESSSSSDSEDVKKKRRRRRRRRRKLRIPVLHLPPPRLHPPPPLHPLPLLIARRKIRRRRRRRKR
- the LOC123992961 gene encoding suppressor protein SRP40-like isoform X3 produces the protein MEFNRPKAPGGGPGDGEGGQVVLSTLIELQPARSERKLEEHGGLGGLSSTDTTNAAKTDPRAPAGRSGKVDLYSFHSSPSSDSEEEEKGKKEKKKKLKKKRKKKDSSSSSSSSSSSSSDSSSSDSEDENKKRKKKKKAKKEGSGDTIVHDAASISEPGLECVTDLNNEETKKKEDNSGSDSEEDKKMKKKKKKKKKDSSSSSSSSSSSSSSDSEEEKKKKKKKKKKKKKDSSSSSSSSDSSSSSSSSDSDKKNKKKNNKKKKKKKKKDSRGSSDSKKGEEADGQGKDECSCAAGVSTAGEEGAGLEGTLGQKLGKGEKKKDKKKKKDKRTDKGSASESDDGDKCKKDKAKEGGASAEWICGRDFPEGMEAGNLSDDEREGGKEKEKKKKLKKKKKDSGCSSSSSSSESSSSSDSEDVKKKRRRRRRRRRKLRIPVLHLPPPRLHPPPPLHPLPLLIARRKIRRRRRRRKR
- the LOC123992961 gene encoding uncharacterized G-patch domain protein DDB_G0278987-like isoform X1: MEFNRPKAPGGGPGDGEGGQVVLSTLIELQPARSERKLEEHGGLGGLSSTDTTNAAKTDPRAPAGRSGKVDLYSFHSSPSSDSEEEEKGKKEKKKKLKKKRKKKDSSSSSSSSSSSSSDSSSSDSEDENKKRKKKKKAKKEGSGDTIVHDAASISEPGLECVTDLNNEETKKKEDNSGSDSEEDKKMKKKKKKKKKKKKKDSSSSSSSSSSSSSSDSEEEKKKKKKKKKKKKKDSSSSSSSSDSSSSSSSSDSDKKNKKKNNKKKKKKKKKDSRGSSDSKKGEEADGQGKDECSCAAGVSTAGEEGAGLEGTLGQKLGKGEKKKDKKKKKDKRTDKGSASESDDGDKCKKDKAKEGGASAEWICGRDFPEGMEAGNLSDDEREGGKEKEKKKKLKKKKKDSGCSSSSSSSESSSSSDSEDVKKKRRRRRRRRRKLRIPVLHLPPPRLHPPPPLHPLPLLIARRKIRRRRRRRKR